Proteins encoded within one genomic window of Methanosarcina barkeri str. Wiesmoor:
- a CDS encoding NifB/NifX family molybdenum-iron cluster-binding protein, with the protein MAKVAIPSVSDSGLESDVCFHYVSCEYFTIVDVNDKDIESVKTVSNLSPEIEHNCAAPSKILESHNVNAVLIAGIGGKPLMSLTEKNINVFAGITEAT; encoded by the coding sequence GTGGCAAAAGTTGCTATACCATCAGTGAGTGATAGTGGACTGGAATCTGATGTTTGTTTTCATTATGTCTCATGCGAATATTTTACTATCGTGGATGTAAACGATAAAGACATCGAGAGTGTTAAAACAGTAAGCAACTTGTCTCCTGAGATTGAGCATAATTGTGCTGCTCCATCAAAAATATTGGAATCACATAATGTCAATGCTGTGCTCATCGCGGGTATCGGCGGAAAGCCATTAATGTCACTTACGGAAAAGAATATCAATGTATTTGCAGGAATAACGGAAGCGACTTAA
- a CDS encoding DUF169 domain-containing protein: MDVKEINKYGQELVDCLKLKTSPVAVKLIPKGGEIPEGMKEVDETMRHCQLVDRVRRTGEEFYTLIEDQMCKGGAGAMGLGEMPPKVASGEFYFNKLKQFSTQGAARRTLERVPKLPPNSTEAILYSPLEKATFTPDVVVVISNPKQIMLLTQAAMYKTGGRIEASFAGKQSLCSDGVVNVYKEGKIGVTVGCSGSRTYSKIADEEMIMGIPIELLADVAAGLKEICPK; encoded by the coding sequence ATGGATGTAAAAGAGATAAATAAATATGGACAAGAACTTGTCGACTGTCTGAAACTAAAGACTTCCCCTGTTGCAGTAAAGCTGATCCCGAAAGGAGGGGAAATTCCGGAAGGAATGAAGGAAGTAGATGAAACTATGAGACACTGCCAGCTGGTTGACAGAGTGAGAAGAACAGGCGAGGAGTTCTATACCCTTATCGAAGACCAGATGTGTAAAGGTGGCGCTGGCGCAATGGGCCTTGGCGAGATGCCTCCAAAGGTCGCAAGTGGAGAATTTTATTTTAATAAACTCAAACAGTTCAGCACCCAGGGCGCTGCAAGGCGTACCCTTGAAAGAGTTCCCAAGCTTCCCCCAAACTCAACAGAAGCTATCCTGTACTCTCCTCTGGAAAAAGCCACTTTTACTCCGGATGTTGTTGTCGTTATCAGTAATCCTAAACAAATAATGTTACTCACACAGGCTGCAATGTACAAAACCGGAGGCAGGATCGAAGCGAGTTTTGCAGGAAAGCAGAGCCTGTGCTCCGATGGGGTTGTGAATGTATACAAAGAAGGCAAAATCGGAGTCACAGTCGGTTGCAGCGGCAGCAGAACATACTCCAAAATCGCAGACGAAGAAATGATTATGGGAATTCCCATTGAACTTCTGGCTGATGTGGCTGCTGGCCTTAAAGAAATCTGCCCGAAGTAA
- a CDS encoding DUF378 domain-containing protein: MAVRNPVDLLALILVIVGGLNWGLVGLFDFNLVDYIFGVGSTLSRIVYIIVGLAALYTIYFATRADTYQAREAPVHH, from the coding sequence ATGGCAGTAAGAAATCCAGTAGACTTACTCGCACTTATACTTGTTATAGTGGGTGGATTAAATTGGGGGCTTGTAGGGCTCTTCGACTTTAACCTTGTAGATTACATCTTCGGGGTAGGAAGTACACTTTCGAGAATTGTGTACATAATTGTTGGGCTTGCAGCGCTTTATACGATTTATTTCGCCACAAGAGCTGATACGTATCAGGCTCGTGAGGCCCCGGTACATCACTAA
- a CDS encoding PadR family transcriptional regulator, with the protein MPRNTYFRHTPSFILLFLAQKSAYGALLFKRLDKEMPFNLIDTPALYRALNDLEKEGAVEAYWDTSEPGPAKKWYKITQKGIEKLGELKQDIERRKKDLDFFLETYEKLQN; encoded by the coding sequence ATGCCCAGAAACACATACTTTCGTCATACACCTTCATTTATACTGCTCTTTCTGGCACAGAAATCCGCATATGGAGCCCTTTTATTCAAGAGACTTGACAAAGAAATGCCTTTCAATCTGATAGATACTCCTGCGCTCTACAGAGCACTTAACGATCTGGAAAAAGAGGGAGCAGTTGAAGCATACTGGGACACTTCCGAACCAGGCCCAGCAAAAAAATGGTATAAGATAACCCAAAAAGGAATCGAAAAGCTGGGTGAACTCAAGCAGGATATTGAAAGGAGAAAAAAGGACCTGGATTTTTTCCTGGAGACTTACGAAAAGTTACAAAACTGA
- a CDS encoding pyrimidine dimer DNA glycosylase/endonuclease V — translation MRIWDIPPEKMCRQHLLGEHRELHALWSIITNNKKAYAHHPETMRWRGKLKALYLRHEALVEEMTRRGYKHHTPLDPALATGKAVQDEFVDSYEEQVQLLKERGCDCKV, via the coding sequence ATGAGAATCTGGGACATACCTCCTGAGAAGATGTGCAGGCAGCATCTTCTAGGGGAACACCGTGAGTTACATGCCCTATGGTCTATAATTACCAATAACAAGAAAGCCTATGCTCACCATCCAGAAACCATGCGCTGGAGGGGAAAGCTCAAAGCTCTCTACCTGAGGCATGAAGCTCTGGTTGAGGAAATGACAAGGCGAGGTTACAAACACCACACTCCTCTTGACCCTGCCCTTGCGACAGGAAAAGCTGTTCAGGACGAGTTTGTGGATTCTTATGAAGAACAGGTCCAGCTCCTTAAAGAAAGAGGGTGCGACTGCAAGGTTTGA
- a CDS encoding ATP-binding protein, with translation MSGTILDIVELLLTAEIYNRYPELDVNDLPKNIRKNYWNSTEKTVPKPITATFISIEKLYGLKDIEKIVRNVPFINTDKSHFELRLSAFELAAEWFEKQEGSQKRIENNPVLAYYFEKIREDEAANYSLAKAKISPKESDREWIESKIAEIRKEDKSEDMLKLAVIIAPEDVKQKVRDLVLTGEQKNEVEKITKAIEHREYLREIGLHDIGKLLFVGPPGTGKTSVARALSERLSIPFVEVKLSMITDQYLGETAKNIDRVFLLAKKLNPCILFIDELDFVAKARTSDENAAIKRAVNTLLKAIDEISLVDHGVLLIAATNHPRMLDSAAWRRFDEIVHFPLPDLEMRTDILNIVTRHIEGDYDTGKIAELTDGYSGSDLRVVIREAVLGALLEERKILTQQDLLDAVDSFNERAGLKSEEYERKK, from the coding sequence ATGTCAGGCACTATATTAGATATCGTAGAACTACTGTTAACCGCAGAGATCTATAATCGCTATCCAGAACTGGATGTAAATGATCTTCCAAAAAACATTCGAAAAAACTACTGGAATAGCACAGAAAAAACCGTTCCCAAACCCATCACAGCCACGTTTATTAGTATTGAAAAACTGTACGGGCTTAAGGACATCGAAAAAATCGTAAGGAACGTCCCCTTCATAAATACTGATAAGTCTCACTTTGAACTTCGTCTGAGCGCTTTCGAACTTGCTGCGGAATGGTTTGAAAAGCAAGAAGGTTCTCAGAAACGGATTGAAAATAACCCTGTCCTGGCTTATTACTTTGAAAAAATAAGGGAGGATGAGGCTGCAAACTATTCGCTTGCAAAGGCGAAAATAAGTCCCAAGGAATCCGATAGGGAATGGATAGAGTCCAAGATAGCGGAGATCCGGAAAGAGGACAAAAGCGAAGATATGCTGAAACTCGCGGTCATTATCGCTCCTGAGGATGTAAAGCAAAAAGTTAGAGACCTTGTGCTCACCGGGGAACAAAAGAACGAAGTTGAAAAGATCACGAAGGCCATCGAACACAGGGAATATCTGCGGGAGATCGGTCTGCATGATATCGGAAAACTCCTGTTTGTTGGCCCTCCTGGGACCGGAAAGACCTCAGTTGCCCGTGCACTTTCAGAGCGGCTCTCAATCCCGTTTGTTGAGGTCAAACTCTCCATGATAACAGACCAGTATCTTGGTGAGACTGCAAAGAATATTGACAGAGTCTTTTTGCTTGCAAAGAAACTGAATCCATGCATCCTTTTCATAGATGAGCTCGATTTCGTAGCAAAAGCAAGAACGTCTGACGAGAACGCTGCCATCAAGCGAGCAGTAAATACCCTCCTTAAGGCCATAGATGAAATCAGCCTTGTGGATCATGGAGTTCTTCTTATTGCCGCGACCAACCACCCCCGCATGCTTGATAGTGCAGCCTGGAGACGCTTTGACGAGATTGTTCATTTCCCTCTCCCTGATCTTGAGATGCGTACAGACATACTGAATATCGTAACCCGGCACATCGAAGGGGATTATGACACAGGGAAAATTGCGGAATTGACAGACGGCTATTCAGGCTCGGACCTGCGTGTCGTTATACGGGAAGCTGTCCTGGGTGCTCTTCTCGAAGAGCGTAAAATACTTACACAGCAGGACCTGCTGGACGCTGTAGACTCTTTCAATGAGAGGGCTGGCCTCAAGTCCGAAGAGTACGAAAGGAAGAAGTAA
- a CDS encoding carboxymuconolactone decarboxylase family protein codes for MTEKIDMDEKTKVMAGQLPGVMDALSGLHSEVIKDGALSARTKELMMVAIAVSLRCEYCLWKHVPEAVCLGATREEILEAVSTAIVMAGGPAVAYGSVVVLTILDELNV; via the coding sequence TTGACAGAAAAAATTGACATGGATGAAAAGACAAAAGTTATGGCCGGACAACTTCCAGGAGTAATGGATGCACTCTCTGGGCTTCATTCTGAAGTTATTAAGGATGGAGCATTAAGTGCCAGAACGAAAGAGCTCATGATGGTTGCAATTGCAGTATCTCTGCGTTGCGAATACTGCCTATGGAAACATGTTCCTGAAGCTGTATGTTTGGGAGCAACTCGTGAGGAGATCCTGGAGGCTGTCAGTACTGCCATAGTAATGGCTGGTGGGCCTGCAGTAGCGTATGGATCTGTGGTGGTTCTTACAATTCTGGATGAATTGAACGTTTGA
- a CDS encoding permease translates to MNTETNADSMNTDLEKPNTKFIRSSMNSGRLTARSKNKSIKERAFTVVKKFRFVIVFAFVIIALYFTDNAEGIKAFNISLSNTKEMLGLIPPVFVLMGLLDAWVPKETFIRYMGETSGLKGVFTALFLGSAAAGPLYIAFPIAMLLIKKKAKLAYVLFFLGVWSTAKIPLLLYEISYMGAKFTAIRIAVCVPLFLLFSLIIEKTFSAEDKESLGRKAESEFS, encoded by the coding sequence ATGAACACTGAAACTAATGCTGATAGTATGAACACTGATCTCGAAAAACCGAATACGAAATTCATACGTTCCAGCATGAACTCAGGGAGGCTAACTGCCAGGTCAAAAAATAAGAGTATAAAAGAGAGAGCATTTACCGTAGTAAAAAAATTCAGGTTTGTTATAGTCTTTGCTTTTGTAATAATAGCCTTATACTTTACGGACAACGCTGAAGGCATAAAAGCCTTCAATATATCCTTATCAAATACAAAGGAAATGCTCGGCCTGATTCCTCCTGTTTTCGTTCTCATGGGCTTGCTAGATGCCTGGGTTCCTAAAGAGACCTTTATCAGGTATATGGGGGAAACCTCGGGCCTTAAAGGAGTATTTACAGCTCTGTTTCTAGGCTCTGCTGCCGCCGGCCCCCTTTATATTGCCTTTCCCATTGCAATGCTCCTTATAAAGAAAAAAGCAAAACTGGCGTATGTGTTGTTCTTCCTGGGGGTATGGTCCACTGCAAAAATTCCCCTTTTATTGTATGAGATTTCATATATGGGAGCCAAGTTCACGGCAATTCGGATAGCAGTATGCGTTCCACTATTTCTTCTCTTTTCTCTTATAATCGAAAAAACCTTCTCAGCAGAAGACAAAGAATCTCTTGGCAGGAAAGCTGAATCCGAATTTTCCTGA
- a CDS encoding DUF4405 domain-containing protein gives MLTTLFFVVAGTGLVMHFLIPSGIPRGQYVVYIGLTKATWIWIHSKAGILIVILIVVHLILHGQWIICTTKRFFRKGKKNTICETNTVTDKV, from the coding sequence ATTCTGACAACTCTATTTTTTGTTGTTGCAGGTACAGGTTTAGTTATGCATTTTTTAATACCTTCAGGAATTCCAAGAGGACAGTATGTAGTATATATAGGATTAACGAAAGCTACCTGGATTTGGATACACAGCAAAGCAGGAATCTTGATAGTTATTCTTATAGTTGTCCATCTTATCCTGCATGGTCAATGGATTATATGTACCACAAAGAGATTTTTCAGAAAAGGAAAGAAAAACACCATTTGTGAGACTAATACAGTGACTGATAAAGTCTGA
- a CDS encoding MBL fold metallo-hydrolase translates to MRLTLLGTGDAVGTPKIGCNCPACEDARKGGKSQRLRFSILVESDKGKILIDTSPDLRQQFLKQNLSCVDGVIWTHGHYDHYSGFGEFYRVQNKVDVYGVQENIEYINQYVYFLKPRYHYVKLYEPFDLIGLQFTLFKVNHPPVEVPTGVIIREGDKKVVITGDTNSEIPEASLELMENPDLLIADAIVPPNIHIKKHMNSEEAMALAEQLNAKKIALIHLSHLFRPHHIESLFLPLGYDGQVFEF, encoded by the coding sequence ATGAGGCTAACGCTGCTTGGGACCGGCGATGCTGTCGGAACTCCTAAAATTGGATGTAATTGCCCTGCCTGCGAGGATGCCCGAAAAGGTGGAAAGAGTCAGCGTCTTCGTTTTTCTATCCTTGTAGAGTCCGATAAGGGCAAGATCCTCATTGACACCAGCCCTGATCTAAGGCAACAATTTCTCAAACAAAACCTGTCCTGTGTAGATGGGGTAATCTGGACGCACGGACATTATGACCATTACTCCGGATTTGGAGAGTTCTACAGAGTTCAAAATAAGGTTGATGTTTATGGAGTTCAGGAAAACATTGAATACATAAACCAGTACGTTTACTTCCTGAAACCCAGGTACCATTATGTGAAACTCTATGAACCCTTCGACCTAATCGGGCTGCAATTCACTCTTTTTAAAGTCAACCATCCTCCTGTAGAGGTTCCTACAGGGGTTATAATCCGTGAAGGTGATAAAAAAGTAGTGATTACAGGAGATACAAACTCAGAAATTCCCGAAGCCAGCCTGGAGCTTATGGAAAATCCGGATCTTCTTATTGCCGACGCTATAGTGCCGCCCAATATCCATATCAAAAAACACATGAACTCAGAGGAGGCCATGGCACTTGCAGAGCAGCTCAATGCAAAAAAAATAGCTTTGATCCATCTCAGTCATTTGTTTCGTCCTCACCATATCGAATCTTTATTTTTACCTCTTGGATACGATGGGCAGGTTTTTGAGTTTTAA
- a CDS encoding deoxyribodipyrimidine photo-lyase has protein sequence MNPKRIRTILSGKPGKGPVAYWMSRDQRVEDNWALLFARKIALEADVPVFVVFCLVDKFLGAIRRQYEFMLKGLQEVEATLARKKIPFFFLQGDPEEKIPDFIEKYGIGTLITDFSPLRIKRTWTEKVASSIKVPFFEVDAHNVVPCWEASKKQEYAAHTFRPKLLRLLPEFLTEYPELETNLEFPEIAVRSGKAERFSEVQKSGIGTRLPGEFLEKKAGFLPDLALFEAGETAARKVMDEFLTNKLDSYSSLRNDPTKDALSNLSPYLHFGQISAQRVALKVEKAKADLESKRVFLDELLVRKELADNFCYYNPFYDSFDGFPDWAKKTLNSHRRDQRSHIFTLEELETGRTYDPLWNASQIELIRKGKMHSYMRMYWAKKILEWSESPEKALETAIYLNDKYELDGRDPNGYAGIAWSIGGVHDRAWQEREIFGKIRYMSYEGSKRKFDVKSYIDKYSAL, from the coding sequence ATGAACCCTAAACGCATTCGGACTATTCTATCCGGGAAACCAGGCAAAGGACCGGTTGCTTACTGGATGAGCCGTGACCAGAGGGTTGAGGACAACTGGGCTCTTCTTTTTGCCCGAAAAATAGCGTTGGAAGCCGATGTGCCTGTTTTTGTGGTCTTTTGTCTTGTAGATAAATTTCTGGGAGCTATAAGAAGACAATATGAGTTTATGCTCAAGGGGTTGCAGGAAGTTGAAGCTACCCTTGCAAGGAAAAAAATTCCATTCTTTTTCCTTCAAGGAGACCCTGAAGAAAAAATTCCAGATTTTATTGAGAAATATGGGATTGGAACTCTTATTACTGATTTTAGTCCACTTAGGATTAAGAGGACATGGACAGAAAAAGTCGCATCAAGCATTAAGGTGCCCTTCTTTGAGGTGGATGCCCACAACGTCGTTCCTTGCTGGGAAGCTTCTAAAAAGCAGGAATATGCTGCCCATACTTTCCGTCCTAAACTCTTAAGGCTTCTTCCTGAATTTCTTACGGAGTATCCTGAGCTTGAAACAAATCTCGAATTTCCTGAAATCGCCGTGAGATCCGGAAAAGCGGAAAGGTTTTCAGAAGTTCAAAAAAGCGGAATTGGAACTCGTCTTCCAGGGGAGTTTCTTGAAAAAAAAGCCGGTTTTTTACCTGATCTTGCGCTTTTCGAAGCTGGAGAAACTGCTGCACGAAAAGTTATGGATGAATTTCTCACTAATAAGCTTGACTCTTACTCCTCCCTGCGAAATGACCCAACTAAAGATGCCTTATCCAATCTCTCTCCTTATCTGCACTTTGGGCAGATCTCGGCTCAAAGGGTAGCTCTCAAAGTAGAAAAAGCAAAAGCTGACCTGGAATCAAAAAGAGTATTTCTCGATGAACTCCTTGTGCGTAAGGAGCTTGCCGATAATTTCTGCTATTATAATCCTTTTTATGATAGTTTTGATGGCTTTCCTGACTGGGCAAAGAAAACCCTTAACTCTCACAGGCGTGATCAAAGAAGTCATATCTTTACACTGGAAGAACTGGAAACAGGAAGGACATATGACCCCCTCTGGAACGCCAGCCAGATAGAACTAATCAGAAAAGGGAAAATGCACAGTTATATGCGGATGTACTGGGCAAAGAAGATTCTCGAATGGAGTGAATCGCCCGAAAAAGCCCTCGAGACTGCAATCTACCTGAATGATAAATACGAACTGGATGGACGAGACCCGAATGGATATGCTGGAATCGCCTGGAGTATTGGAGGAGTTCATGACCGTGCCTGGCAGGAAAGGGAAATTTTTGGAAAAATAAGATACATGAGTTACGAGGGCAGTAAAAGAAAGTTCGACGTTAAATCATATATTGATAAATATTCGGCTCTGTAG